Proteins found in one Crassostrea angulata isolate pt1a10 chromosome 3, ASM2561291v2, whole genome shotgun sequence genomic segment:
- the LOC128178111 gene encoding ribitol 5-phosphate transferase FKRP-like translates to MKCFRKKKVVLCLLICNIIFVIILYCFLQTEKVITDNVRKKITYTVVIREFEEFDHDVPQTVRHIHTVLGNDVPIFIVADKLTYPRMNFSNSDVQSIFILDFEMDGKISTDTEILNAISSDLVIFLPDGTRIHNKSVFERLIEDFFHSKFSQAFAVKTGNDNLRCTGMDINLQRWRMKITTFDGSEGHCDYIEGDQAILIRTETLSMLPSPWSVPLTWSIYLQFVVRRWKSFVYTPVVFVPRKGFKNPSSMKKFQHEKKKREDSLLRKFKIKEVVYKTDADHEKKFYYGCNRDSEQCYSLINDIPDFLHRGKWTPPCCLKALRETAEYVFDIFSNYSMRYWLEGGSLLGAARSGDIIPWDISVDIGIYMEDIPKCQHLVKTGNYEFVDEKGFLWEKAEEGEFYRVFYSVTNRNYIQIFPFYSKNGIMTKDFWFKSHKQDVEFPEHFLKPLSTIAFIGKNVSAPNHVQEFLELKFGQGAIDNPKYPNGVSVY, encoded by the coding sequence ATGAAGTGttttagaaagaaaaaagttgttttatgtCTGTTAATATGTAACATCATATTTGTGATTATTCTTTACTGTTTTCTTCAAACAGAAAAGGTAATCACAGACAACGTTAGGAAGAAAATCACATATACTGTGGTGATTCGAGAGTTTGAAGAATTTGATCACGATGTACCGCAGACTGTTCGTCACATTCATACAGTGCTTGGGAATGATGTGCCGATATTTATTGTTGCTGACAAACTTACATATCCAAGGATGAATTTCTCAAACAGTGATGTTCAGTCTATATTTATTTTGGACTTTGAAATGGATGGTAAAATCTCAACAGATACTGAAATTCTGAATGCCATCTCATCCGATTTAGTTATTTTTCTACCAGATGGAACAAGAATACACAACAAAAGTGTATTTGAACGACTTATTGAAGACTTCTTCCATTCCAAATTTTCTCAGGCATTTGCAGTGAAAACAGGCAATGACAATCTGAGATGCACAGGAATGGATATCAATTTACAAAGATGGCGAATGAAAATTACAACATTTGATGGATCAGAAGGGCATTGTGATTACATAGAAGGGGATCAAGCAATTCTAATTCGCACAGAAACATTGTCAATGCTTCCAAGTCCATGGTCAGTGCCATTAACATGGtcaatatatttgcaatttGTTGTTAGAAGATGGAAATCTTTTGTGTATACCCCTGTGGTGTTTGTACCCAGAAAAGGGTTCAAAAATCCAAGCAGCATGAAGAAATTCCAACATGAAAAGAAGAAAAGGGAGGACAGTTTACTcaggaaattcaaaattaaagaagTTGTGTATAAAACTGATGCTGACCATGAAAAGAAGTTTTATTACGGGTGCAACAGAGATTCTGAGCAATGTTATAGTTTGATCAATGACATTCCAGACTTTCTACACAGAGGAAAGTGGACCCCTCCCTGCTGTTTAAAAGCTCTGCGTGAAACAGCAGAGtatgtatttgatatatttagcAATTACAGTATGAGATATTGGCTGGAAGGAGGAAGCCTTCTTGGTGCTGCTCGCTCAGGGGACATTATCCCATGGGATATCAGTGTAgacattggaatatatatggAAGACATTCCAAAATGTCAGCATTTGGTGAAAACAGGCAACTATGAATTCGTTGATGAAAAGGGGTTCTTATGGGAAAAAGCAGAAGAGGGAGAATTTTATCGTGTGTTTTACAGTGTAACGAATAGAAATTATATCCAGATATTTCCATTTTATTCCAAAAATGGCATTATGACAAAAGATTTTTGGTTTAAAAGTCATAAACAGGATGTTGAATTTCCTGAGCATTTCCTTAAACCACTGTCGACCATAGCATTCATTGGGAAAAATGTGTCGGCCCCAAACCATGTACAAGAATTCTTAGAATTAAAATTTGGACAAGGTGCAATTGACAATCCTAAATATCCCAATGGGGTCTCAGTTTATTAG